The Oncorhynchus masou masou isolate Uvic2021 chromosome 13, UVic_Omas_1.1, whole genome shotgun sequence genomic interval attttctatgaaggtatatttacttttactcaagtatgacattttgGTACTTTTACCACCACCAACCAAAATAATACAGCAAGCTAGGGCATCTACAAGTCAAGTAGTAATGAAGTAGGTTACCCACCCCTCACCCTCACCCACAGACACAAAAACATACTCTCAAGAACGcctgtgactaatacaatttgatttgaaacctgtgttaacctcagacatCATTTTCGTGTTTATTCCAAAACCCTTTTTTTTCACCATTCATTTTCCCCATAGGGATGGCTGAACCAAAGATGGTTTAGTGTAAAGATATgtagaaactgcttctccaatataAATACCTATTCACGCTTGTAGGCGATATTATGGTGATGTTGGCTTGCTAAGCTCCTGCGCAGAAACACGTTATCGGGTGTAACGGTCTATCGCGCCAAACTGCGCATGTGCAGGCCCGTCAATTCAAAGGCACTCTTCTATATGAAGTTGTTCTTGCCGAAAATTAAAACTTGTTCGTTTGTCACATTCACGAGGtgggagtaataacatgttcagctACTTAAGGCAAAAGCTCGAAACTATGTTGTGCCTTTAAACATTTcaagaaaattaacaactaagGAAGGATTTTCCACTTCACTCATTCCCTAAACCCCGGTCTGCCGAGTCTTCTCGCTAGAGTTCCCGAATGTGGCTGAACAAACCAGAGGTAAGTCATTTCCGGGTTTTGGACTACAACaacgattttttttttataactaacccaagatagaccacagacTGACGTTTCAAATTGAAACAAATGAGTCATAGTGGTCAGAACAAGCAGAGAGGggtgcagagccaagcacgaCCTAGCGAGATTACTCACTGCCTGACAATTTCATTTTCTTACAGCTCACGTTGCTAAACCACGCCCCTAATAGGATATTAGGTCGGTCAGGTAGTGACAAATTAACAATTAAAATCAATAAATCGCGTGTCCAAAATTACTTGTCATTTGAAATAATGTGTTGACACAACAGCGGCAAATCTAATTATACTGGGGTTATGAAACTGGCTCCATGACGTTTCATTCCTGAGGAGGGTACCATTTTGTCTCTATTGTTTCCAACCGTATTTCAAATTTTGTTATGTATAAACCAAGACagaccacagcctgtcgtttcaaacgggaacaaattagtcatagtgagaagaacaagcaaggaggtggggaCGATCTagagatcctattggcgcgtcgggtgcttcacatttatacatccggtaAAATATCTTCCTCCTTGTTCTATTTGTGATATAACTCGACAGTTTGTAGTCACAGATGGAACAAGGAGAAAGATATTTCACCAGATGTATGAgtgtgaagcatccggttggcgtttccactcCCTACCAAATatgatgagaggaagcccagtgactGGCAGTTGGAGAAGATTAATTTTGGCCGACAATTATGCTAATTTTCTCACCGAAGAAACATTTAATCTCAATACAGTTTTATGTTCCAAAACTAAAATATGTTACGAACAGAGTGGACTAGTTTTAGTAGATTTGACCCTTTGCCAAAGTTTATATTTAAAAATGCcgttgtttagaaggagtgcaaggGCGAAGTGAGTTACGGAAATATGCAAACACATGCTAGAACACGCCAATAGGATCGCTCTTTGTGAGACCAATCGAAAACGAGAGGGGCGGGATAAATCTAACGCCGCTGTTTGCTGTCGGGGAAACTGAGTTTTGGGGTTGTGCAAAATTTTGCCGGGCGGGAACTCCCGCCATTTCTTCAACCCAGGTGATAACCTCTTGGATATTTCTATTAAGTTGTTACAACCCTTTACTATTATTGTAACAACTTCAACTTCCAAGGACGGAAACTGCGAGTCAAAAAAAAATCGCTCCATTAGAAGAGGCCTAGTCTTTGGAGAACGGAGAGAGCGCGCCAGATCCCCTGACGGGAACCTCCGCTGTTACCGCGAGTTGGAGAATCCTGTCAGCTCGCCTCTCCATCCTCCTTTGGGACTAGCTAGCATAAGTTTTTCCGTATAGCCTACCCGAAGAGTTCATTATCAGTTCACACTTGTGAAACAGCTGTTTTTGACAAGTTCGTGTTGATAAACAATGACACAACTACCGGCGAACAGAACAAGGATGCGATTTGACTGCTAGCAAGAAGTGCTGTGTTATTGTTTTGCAACGAGGATTTAGCCGactggctagctagcttgctacacGTTGAATGCTCCTGGAATATTTTTGGATACTTGACTACATGCTAAGGCCATATTGTGATATTTTGCGTAGTTTTGTACTAGGAGTTTTATTTGTAAAGACTTCATCGCTGCCGTTTCGTACCCAGGATGGCACCACTGCTGGGCCGGAAACCCTACCCGCTTGTTAAGCCGCTAGCCGAGCCGCCAGGCCCAGATGAGGAGGTCTACATCATCGAACACACCAAGGAGGCCTTCAGGAACAAAGAGTATCCTTTCACATTATGGCAAAGCCGACTCAGTTCGCCAGCTAGCTGACTATCAAAGCACAACCATTATGTACACTAATTGGGACTTCGCGTTTTGTCAGTGTTTTAACATGTTATTCACCTTCTGACCTTCTGATGTTTAATAACTAAATACTGTAGAATGTTGTCTTTGCCGTAATATGAGCACACAGTGTTATTTCGTAGCCAAAGTTGTGCTCTCTTTTCAAAACTAGCTAACTAGACAAACAGTAGCTAAGTTAACTACTACTAGATTTATTTGAGAATAGTACTATCCAGCAATCTATCGAGCTTATTTATGCCTAACTGGTTTGGGTAATTCCCAAGATCTGTTTTAAGTTTGTTATGGCGCGTTTGTtagcatagctagctaactttacagAGTAGATCGAAGAGCAGCTAACGACAGACAGACAACGTCACAGATTACATCACGTCGGTTCTGACACGAGCTCATCAAATCGGTCTGATTTGACATGCAGATAAAATTGGCATGTTTGACTTGTTGTAAATACAACGGCATGTAAGAAAAAGCAAACGGGTTTGTGCTATGAACCACTTTCCAATCAAGTGTAGGCTGCCTGGCATACCCGATTGATATTAAACATGTAACGTTATCGTTCAGGTTGCTCAACTGTGTAGTAACAATGCAGTTCAATGCGTTGTTTTGAAGTCCCCTAGCCATACTACCAATAGTTACATAAGTATTTTGGTGCCCCACGTGAGTTCGAGATAATGTATTGCTCCAGGAGGCTGCATAACTTACTAGGCCATCATCATCACTTTTTGTGTTTCTAGTCTAAAGGTACAGTACACTAACCTAATTTGATAAGCAGCTAATTGAGCCGCCTGTAAGCAAACCCCAACACTGCTATCCCAATGTACACCATCATCAACCCAAAATGTTTGTGCTCTGCATTTTGTCAGTAAGTGTAATATAATGGGTGACGTTTGTACTGCTTAACATCTAGCTAGCCTATATTCATTGGGGTTATATATGCCAAAGTCATGATGATATCGGGACATGACTTAACACATTGCTTAGCCTCTACAGACAGGAACACTGTTAGATTTAGTTTCAGCTGGAGCACAGTGTTTCTGGGTATTACCCTGCACTTTGGCTCTGTTATGAAAGAATCCCGAATATATACATGGTGTGGGATGTCCCTCACACTCACTTTTAATTATTGAGATCAATTGCTGCTAACATGATTAAGTAATTATAATTCAGGGGTCTCTGGGTTTACCGTAGAGCTAACTGAGTCAAGTGACTAAGCGGATATTCCTATCCTGTATCCTAGTACTCATACTATGATCATTTGAAGGGAATATGTGTTGTTATCCTGATGAAATGGCTACAGAGAGTATGAGGCGCGCTTGCAGAGGTACGCCGAACGCATCTGGACATGCAAGAGTACCGGCAGCAACCAGCTCACACACAAGGAGGCCtgggaggaggagcaagaagtcACTGAACTGTGAGTAACAAGCAAGTCTAGCTTGAGTGACATTTCAACAGAAATGCTCTGTttcaaaataaatataaattgaTATTCTATACAGAGGCTAAAAAGATCTGTAGCACACACTGCTCACTGCCTCCCGTTGAAGGTCACACGCTTCACAGCTGTGTTATTGGACTTTCCCTGTGCGCCTCCTTCCTTTTCTATTTGCATGACGTATGGATTGAGTCATCCTTGAATCCAATGATGGGGAGAATGTCTTCATTTTATTTAATGAAAAGAGAGTGCAAAATAAGTGTGTGGCCTGGTCCAGAAACAACCCTTAGCACTTCACACCCCCTAGCACTTGTGTCCATCTGAAGGGATTGGATTAGGGAATGTTTTTAGACAAGGTCTAGATTCTCTCATTTGATAAGTTTCAGGACAGTGTGTCCAGGTTGGCTGCTGTGGCATTGAGTGCTGCACTGTGGGAGGGAATGAAAGTTGGGTTCCGTTTGTTCACAAATGACCTCAGCGCAGTGCCACAGCCAGGCTGTGTTCCACCAGCACCCTCGGCGCAAGCCATGCAGGATCAGCAACCGTATTTAAAGATGTCTATTTATACTATGCAGGGAAGCCTGGGTTTGAATCTGCTTCCCCTGCTGGAGAAGTGGTTGTGTACAGGTAGGATAGGCATTGGTGGTCCCAGCAGTCCGTTTCATTGAGATGTTACCATTTGTATCCATTCCTCGGCTCGGACTGCTGCGTGCATGTTTATTGAATTACGGAAAGCATTTGCGGGTGACTCGAACAATGAAAATAGCAATAGCCATACAAAGCCACCATCTGTCAAAATGAATTGCATGAATGTGCACCAATCAACCCAAATCAGTTAGCATAAGAAGACTGTTTGTTTATTGTTGCCAATTTCAATCGAGTGTTCGATAAGTGAGATGTTTGACATGAGTGTTTTATGTCCAGGCTTCAGGAGGAATACCCACTATGGTTTGAGAAGCCCGTCCTGGAGATGATCCATCACAACACGGTCTCCCTGGACAAGCTGGTGGACCAGGCCTGGGTGGAGATCCTCACCAAGTACGCCGTAGACGAAGAGTGTGACTTTCTGGTGAGGTTGTCTTTATTTTGGTCGAATGCTGTGAATGTTTGTTTTCATGTGGTGAGATGGTAGTCTATGAAGGTGGAAGAAATACTTTTAATGGAAAATatgttgattaaaaaaaaaaaaacttttttttttacacgtAATTAGTCTGAAAAACATTTTTGCCCCCTTCCCAAATTCTTTTTGGGGTCTTTAGGTGGGGAAGGAAAAGAGTTTGCGGGTTAAGGTCGTGAAGATACACCCACTTGAAGGGAACGCTGAGGGGGAGACGTCGGAGAAGAAGCTAGAGGGAGCCTGTGACTCTCCTTCCAGCGACAAGGAGAATGCCAGCCAGGAGAACCAGAAGAAGGAACAACAGCTGACCAGAGAGGAGAGCCCCAGGGAGACCAGggaaagcaggagagagagccTCAGTGTGTACAACACGTTTGGGTCATGTTGTGCTAGAAATTATATTATTCGATTTTGGGTAACCTGCACCAAAATCCACAACATAGTAGCGTTGTAAATGTTTAAATGAAATTGGGAGCCTTAACGTTAAGAAAAATTCCTAACAGCTAAAACAATGTCCCGACAACATTCTTATGACAGTGCACTTATCACAAAACATATTATTTTCTGTGTTATAGGCTTAACCAGAAAATATGCTATAAAAGCTTAGGGAACATTTTTTAAAGGTAGACTCTGCGATATGAAGTGAATGCAGAAAGGAAACAACATAGTGGGTCAACTTATGCAACAACTAAGTGTGTTGAAGTACATGACTACTTCTCTGCTGTTTTGGTGCCCTGGCTACCATGCTGTTAACCGTGTGAATCAAACCCATGTGCAGTGACTGTCAGGGCAACATGCTGCATGGTGCTCATCTCTATCCTAGCCTATTCATTGATAGGCCCTGTATTATGGAAGTTGCGAGGCATTGCAGGCCAATAAATGGTGATCTACAGCATTCCATTGCGAGAGACAGCTTTTGGTTGCCGGTAGATAGGCATAGTAAATGGTTCTGACTCTGTCTGCCTGGTgcctgacctgcctatactgtgcccctcccctctgtctcctccgtTCCAAAAATACTGAGTCTTAGGAGTCAATTCCTAGCGGAATCTAATCTTGAAACTGCAAAATGTGAGTGAGCTTGCAAGGATTCGTAGTTAAGTTGGAAAAAATGGCAGAGAGAGGCAAGCGACGGCAATACTTTGAGAAGTTAAATGAGAAGAAAATGTTAGCTTTGCGAGGTAGAATTGAGGTACAGTAATGGTAGTACAGGTGCAATGTTTAACCATCTGAAAGGGATGCACAGTGAGACCCAAACCATTGCTGGCAACAGCACAGCTTCATTGTGAaatgtgtgattttttttttgtagttGTAAATGGAAAACCgcagaaaaaaatgtaaatgtcagtTTAAACAATGTGTCAAACTCGTTCCGTGGAGGGCCGTGTCAAACTCGTTCCGTGGAGGGCCGTGTCTgggggttttcgctcctcccttgtacttgattgatgaattaggatcactaattagtaaggaactctcctcacctggttgtctaggtcttaaatgAAACCAAAAACCAGCAGACATTAGGCCGTGGGGGGGCAAAGTACGCCCCCTTTTttcttctccccaatttcgtggtatccaattggtagttaggcGTGTcctatcgctgcaactcccgtacggactcgggagaggtgaaggtcaagagctgtgcgtcctccgaaacacgacccagccaagccgcactgcttcttgacacaatgccctctTAACCCGGAagcgtgtcggaggaaacaccgttcacctgGAGACCGTGTCAGCTTACAGGTGCCGAGCCAGCCACAGGAGTTggtagagcgcgatgggacaaggaaatctcgGCCTGCCAAACACTCTCTtaacccagacaatgctgggcaattgagctgcctcatgggtctcccagccACGGCCAGCGGTGACACAGTCTGGAATCAAacacgggtctgtagtgacgcctcaaggtctaagtgccttagaccactgcgccactcgggaggccccctcAAATTGATTTTTAACAAAATATTGGTCCTCTAAAAAATACGGCCCTCTGTTGAATTTCAAAATCCTGACGTGGCCCTCGAGTTAAAGTTTTCCCACCCCTGCtttaggccctccatggaatgagtttgacacccattattattatttttaatgtcACATCCCTATAACACATCATTAAGACATGTGGGCTAGTTCAGAGACGGCTGTTTTCACATTAAAGAGATTTGGATGATTTTTTAAAAATTCAAATGTACATGTAAAAAATAGCATAGTATCCACACATGCCTGATCTGTTGACATGTGTTAAAGTATACTGTGTGCTTGTTTGCCATTAGGTGATCGAGCACGGCGCTCCCCCAGGAAAACTCCCACCGCtatgaaggaggagaagaagagatgggTGATGCCAAAGTTCCTGCCACACAAGTATGACGTGAAGCTGATCAGCGAAGACAAGGTTGGTGTCCTCTCCACTGTTTTAAAATGTCTATTGTTCACCTCTGACCATCAAGTGCACGTTTTATGTAACTGGGTCGTGTTCATTGGTTGCAAAATGGATTTAAACAGAAAGAGGCTGCCTGAACTTGTTGAATAAGAGACACGTTTTTGTTTTTCATTACCAAATTGATTTAAAACATTTTCCATTCCATGCTCTAATGAACACAACACTTGCGTCTGTTATGTAATTTATATAAATGTTTAAACCCTACACCAACAGGTCATCAGTGATGTCCCAGTGGACAGCCTCTTCCGGACTGAGCGCCCTCCGACCAAGGAGATCATGCGCTACTTCATCCGCCACTATGCACTCCGGCTTGGGATGGGAGAGACGGCCCCCTGGGTGGTGGAGGATGAACTGGTGAAGAAGTTCAACCTGCCCAGCAAATTCAGCGACTTCCTCCTGGATCCACACAAGGTAAACCTGGATTTATATGGTGTTTTGTACTTTTGTTTGTTTGTCCAAAAACCTCCACATATACTCCTGTTGGTGTAGGAGCTCTGGATTATGTGATGAAGAATGAAAATGTAGATAGAATACAACAGAAAgacaaaacagaaaaaaaatattgcctttcagaaagtattcataccccctgAATTATTCCACTTTTTgttcttacagcctgaattcaaaataatAATACAAGTATAAtctgtctacacacaataccccataatgatagtgaaaacatgtttttacaaaatgttgctaatttattgaaaatgaaatacagaaatatatctAATTTATAttactattcacacccctgagtcaatactttgtagaaacacctttggcagcgattacagctgtgagtctttctgggtaactcTATCAAACTATTTcatacctggattgtgcaacatttgcattcttttttttgttttttgttgttgaattttaccccccCTTTCTCCCTGATTTCGTGgtattgttagtagctactatcatgtcttatcgctacaactcccgtacgggctcgggagagatgaaggtcgaaagtcctccgatacacaagccgcactgcttcttaacacggcgcgcatccaacccggaagccagccgcaccaatgtgttggaggaaacaccgtgtaccgggcaaccttggttagcgtgcactgtgcccggcccgccacaggagtcgctggtgcgcgatgagacaaggatatccctaccggccaaaccctccctaacccggacgatgctaggccaattgtgcgtcgccccacggacctcccggtcgcggccggttacgacagagcctgggcgcgaacccagagtctctggcacagcccttaaccactgtgaCACCCGGGGGGCCACCAACATTTGCATTCTAATATAatatcttcaagctctgtcaaatttgttgttgatcattgctattcAACTATttccaggtcttgccatagattttaagtagattaagtcaaaactaactcggccactcaggaacattccctGTCTTTGTGGTAAGCAACTCTAGTATAGATTTGGCCTTGGGTGATTGTCCTCccgaaaggtgaattaatctcccagtgtctggtggaaagcagactgaaccagatattcctctagaattttgcctgtgcttaggtcTATTGTCTTTTTTTTCCctttcttttttatttatttttttctgaaAATCATACACAGCATGATGCAGCCTCTGCTATGCTTTAAAATatagagagtggtactcagtaatgtgctgATTAGAGCAAATCCAACACAAATCACTTTGGATTCAGGagaaaaagtgaattgctttgccacatttttacctcagtgccttgttgcaaacattgttgcaaacaggatgcctgTTTTGGAGTATTTGTATTTTGCaaaggcttccttttcactcttgtcaattaggttagtattgtggagtaactacaatgttcttgatccatcctcagttttctcctatcacagtcattcacctctaactgttttaaagtccccattgTTTGGCCTTATGGTGACATCCCTAaccggtttccttcctcttcggcaactgagttTGGAAAGATGCCTCGATCTTTGTAGTGATTGGacgtattgatacaccatctaaagtgtgAATTtagtaacttcaccatgctcaaaggggtaTTCATTGTCTGCTTTTTCTTTTACCCATTTACCAATAGATGAGGATTTTGAAAAACTCCCTGTTCTTTGTGGTttaatctgtttgaaattcactgctcgaccaaGGGATCTAATAATTATCTGAATGTGTTGGGTACAGGGATGAGGCGGTcattaaaataaataatcaacaccattattgcacacagtgagtccatgtgaCTTAAGTCGagcagtgtgaatactttctgaaggcattgtatgcATGTTTTTATCAAACATTTTGTTTTTAATTATgtgactgtttttttttttgccttcTAGTTTTTTGCAGAGAATCCAGTCTCAACTAAGCGCAGGAGCCTGAGCTCAACGGACGGCAAACCCAGTAAGAAGCTGAAGACCTCGAACACCCCGGGAGGAGTGAATTCAGGGAACGAGAAGAAAAAGGATTCTCTTGGCATGCCCCTGAGCCCCACGATCTGGGGCCACATGCAGGTTTGTCAAATTTTATACATGCTGATGTAATCTGATTTGCAGATATATTTGCTGGATTTGTGGTTTTCTAAAGAATCTTAGTTCACCTGGAATATGACTGTTGGTAGATAAACACAGGGTTTGTTTTTCTTATTTGACCATTGAGAATTTAAATGTTATGTAGAATTTGCAGATTTAGTCTGTTGCATTGGATTGAATCAATAATGCATCCGTTTATATTGTAGATGAAAATGAATGGCTCTCCTCTGAAGGTAAAGAATTCTGGAACCCCCAAGAAAAGAGATGGTggggcctctgtcctctcctctccaaaatCCAGCAAAAAACTCAGGGATAAGAAATCTGCTGCTAGCAAAAAGACCCCCGGCAAGAGTGGTCAGAAGATATCCTCCAAAAAGGATGAAAAGGGTGGAGGTGCCAAGAAGCCCAAGATGAAGCAGATGACCCTGTTGGACTTGGCCAAGAACCCTCTCTCTGCTGGAAGCCCCAAGAAGAGAGCCCGGAGCACTGGCCCAGGGACCCCCAAACTGGGCAAGCCCCTCCACCCCATGGCCCTGCATCTGCTGCGCTACTACAAGGAGCACAAGGGCAAGGAGGACAAGAGGAACGCCATGTCCTGTCTCATATCCAAGGCAGCAAAGGCCCTCTCGCCTGAGGACCGGGGCCGGCTGCCAGAGGAGCTCCGAGACCTGGTCCTGAAGCGCTGGGAGCTGTTGGAGCAGAAGAAGAAATGGGCGGCAATGAGCGAGGAGGAGAAGCAGGACGTGATGAGGAAGAGGCGTGAGGAGATCAGGGAGAAACTCCGGGAGAAGACCAAGGAGCGGCGGGAGAAGGAGCTACAGGTGCGCCGTGAGCAGCAGCGCCGCTATGAGGACCTGGAGATTGAGGGCGGCAAGGCACTTCCTGTCTTCAAGCTGGTTGACATGCCAGAGGGCCTGCCAAACTCCCTGTTCGGAGACGTGGCCATGGTAGCGGACTTCCTCAACTGCTACGCGGGCCTGCTGATGCCCGATGACCAGTACCCGGTGACGGCAGTGGCCCTGATGGAGGCTCTGGCCGGGGAGAAGGCAGGTTTCCTATACCTGAACCGTGTACTGGTGGTGCTGCTGCAGACCCTGCTGCAGGATGAGCTGGCTGAGGGCTACAGCGAGCTGGACATGCCCCTGTCGGAGatccccctcaccctccactcTGTCTCGGAGCTGGTGCGCCTGTGCCTGCGTCCGTGTGACGCCCACGGCGATGACTCTGGCCAGGGCTCTGGGGGGGATGACTGGGGCCCCCTAGGGGGATTCGACCAGGTGGTAAGCGGTGAGTTCCTCGAGCAGCTGGAGGCGGTGGAGGTGTTTGAGCTGACGTCGACGGAGAAGGCCAGCCTGCTGGTAGCACTGTGTCACCGCATCCTCATGACGTACTCGGTGGAGGACCACGTGGACTCCATGCAGCAGCGCTCGGCCGAGCTGTGGAAGGAGAGGTTGGCCTCGCTCAAGGAGGTCAACGACCGCAAGCGGGCTGAGAAGCAGCGGCGTAAGGAACAAGCCGAGGTCAAAGGTGAGGAGGCTGCCAGTGGCGACACGCCGTCAGCCATCGCCGGCGACACGCCATCAGCCACCTCCAAGgtggagaaaaagaaagagggtAGCGCTAAGAAAGAGGTGAAGAAGGTGAAAGCAGAGCCAGTGGCCGCGGAGCCGGTGGCCACCGAGTCGGAAGACATGATCAGTACGGTGAAGAGTAGGAGGTTGATGTCCATCCAGGCCAAGAAGGAAAAGGAGGAGCAGGACAAACAGAACAAGGGTAAGGACAGCTGGGAGTATTGTAGGTCATGAGAC includes:
- the LOC135552752 gene encoding tyrosine-protein kinase BAZ1B-like isoform X1; amino-acid sequence: MAPLLGRKPYPLVKPLAEPPGPDEEVYIIEHTKEAFRNKEEYEARLQRYAERIWTCKSTGSNQLTHKEAWEEEQEVTELLQEEYPLWFEKPVLEMIHHNTVSLDKLVDQAWVEILTKYAVDEECDFLVGKEKSLRVKVVKIHPLEGNAEGETSEKKLEGACDSPSSDKENASQENQKKEQQLTREESPRETRESRRESLSDRARRSPRKTPTAMKEEKKRWVMPKFLPHKYDVKLISEDKVISDVPVDSLFRTERPPTKEIMRYFIRHYALRLGMGETAPWVVEDELVKKFNLPSKFSDFLLDPHKFFAENPVSTKRRSLSSTDGKPSKKLKTSNTPGGVNSGNEKKKDSLGMPLSPTIWGHMQMKMNGSPLKVKNSGTPKKRDGGASVLSSPKSSKKLRDKKSAASKKTPGKSGQKISSKKDEKGGGAKKPKMKQMTLLDLAKNPLSAGSPKKRARSTGPGTPKLGKPLHPMALHLLRYYKEHKGKEDKRNAMSCLISKAAKALSPEDRGRLPEELRDLVLKRWELLEQKKKWAAMSEEEKQDVMRKRREEIREKLREKTKERREKELQVRREQQRRYEDLEIEGGKALPVFKLVDMPEGLPNSLFGDVAMVADFLNCYAGLLMPDDQYPVTAVALMEALAGEKAGFLYLNRVLVVLLQTLLQDELAEGYSELDMPLSEIPLTLHSVSELVRLCLRPCDAHGDDSGQGSGGDDWGPLGGFDQVVSGEFLEQLEAVEVFELTSTEKASLLVALCHRILMTYSVEDHVDSMQQRSAELWKERLASLKEVNDRKRAEKQRRKEQAEVKGEEAASGDTPSAIAGDTPSATSKVEKKKEGSAKKEVKKVKAEPVAAEPVATESEDMISTVKSRRLMSIQAKKEKEEQDKQNKERMEKEAEEERVRKQKAAAERAFQDGIAKAKLVLRRIPLGTDRNHNRYWLFSDVVPGLYIEKGWVHESIDYSYTLTLEEATAEPEDEEETNDVEDSGSLDGALSEGAHQGAPAAVCIETTTPNQGQNLWFVCDAPRDLDDLLESLHAQGVRESELKTKLQVRYQDILHSINLARKGNPGLRSCDGHHELLKYMRSDVIEVASRLQKGGLGYMDDSMDEFEKKVRDLENLKDFGECVITLQACVIKKFLQGFMAPKQKKKKKQEGEESRKTEEVDEEKKLAEEARVATAVEKWKTAIREAQTFSRMHVLLGMLDACIKWDMSAENARCKVCRRKGEDDKLILCDECNKAFHLFCLRPALYRIPQGEWLCPACQPAVQRRCSRGRNYNEDTEEEEDEEEEEESESEDSDEDDEEDADYKAVGHSLRSRKKTKHSKATKASSKGGSKKQTPPSKPRKQKAAHSSPADLDELVHQSSKTGMRQQALELERSEEILQKLVKFRYSWPFREPVSVEEAEDYFDIISNPMDFQTMQAKFSEGQYRHAQDFLEDVKLVFSNAEEYNQTGSSVLSCMAKTEQSFTELLHKLLPGLSYLRRRQRKRVSRTPQVSEDEEEEETPKVRKMPKGKVGRPRKAVVEQRRREEESEEEASAKRKSKRAAASSCRRDYREQESDGEECDNRRTLQRGADGGDSDEENGAGHRHSKRQKRS
- the LOC135552752 gene encoding tyrosine-protein kinase BAZ1B-like isoform X2 — protein: MAPLLGRKPYPLVKPLAEPPGPDEEVYIIEHTKEAFRNKEEYEARLQRYAERIWTCKSTGSNQLTHKEAWEEEQEVTELLQEEYPLWFEKPVLEMIHHNTVSLDKLVDQAWVEILTKYAVDEECDFLVGKEKSLRVKVVKIHPLEGNAEGETSEKKLEGACDSPSSDKENASQENQKKEQQLTREESPRETRESRRESLSDRARRSPRKTPTAMKEEKKRWVMPKFLPHKYDVKLISEDKVISDVPVDSLFRTERPPTKEIMRYFIRHYALRLGMGETAPWVVEDELVKKFNLPSKFSDFLLDPHKFFAENPVSTKRRSLSSTDGKPSKKLKTSNTPGGVNSGNEKKKDSLGMPLSPTIWGHMQVKNSGTPKKRDGGASVLSSPKSSKKLRDKKSAASKKTPGKSGQKISSKKDEKGGGAKKPKMKQMTLLDLAKNPLSAGSPKKRARSTGPGTPKLGKPLHPMALHLLRYYKEHKGKEDKRNAMSCLISKAAKALSPEDRGRLPEELRDLVLKRWELLEQKKKWAAMSEEEKQDVMRKRREEIREKLREKTKERREKELQVRREQQRRYEDLEIEGGKALPVFKLVDMPEGLPNSLFGDVAMVADFLNCYAGLLMPDDQYPVTAVALMEALAGEKAGFLYLNRVLVVLLQTLLQDELAEGYSELDMPLSEIPLTLHSVSELVRLCLRPCDAHGDDSGQGSGGDDWGPLGGFDQVVSGEFLEQLEAVEVFELTSTEKASLLVALCHRILMTYSVEDHVDSMQQRSAELWKERLASLKEVNDRKRAEKQRRKEQAEVKGEEAASGDTPSAIAGDTPSATSKVEKKKEGSAKKEVKKVKAEPVAAEPVATESEDMISTVKSRRLMSIQAKKEKEEQDKQNKERMEKEAEEERVRKQKAAAERAFQDGIAKAKLVLRRIPLGTDRNHNRYWLFSDVVPGLYIEKGWVHESIDYSYTLTLEEATAEPEDEEETNDVEDSGSLDGALSEGAHQGAPAAVCIETTTPNQGQNLWFVCDAPRDLDDLLESLHAQGVRESELKTKLQVRYQDILHSINLARKGNPGLRSCDGHHELLKYMRSDVIEVASRLQKGGLGYMDDSMDEFEKKVRDLENLKDFGECVITLQACVIKKFLQGFMAPKQKKKKKQEGEESRKTEEVDEEKKLAEEARVATAVEKWKTAIREAQTFSRMHVLLGMLDACIKWDMSAENARCKVCRRKGEDDKLILCDECNKAFHLFCLRPALYRIPQGEWLCPACQPAVQRRCSRGRNYNEDTEEEEDEEEEEESESEDSDEDDEEDADYKAVGHSLRSRKKTKHSKATKASSKGGSKKQTPPSKPRKQKAAHSSPADLDELVHQSSKTGMRQQALELERSEEILQKLVKFRYSWPFREPVSVEEAEDYFDIISNPMDFQTMQAKFSEGQYRHAQDFLEDVKLVFSNAEEYNQTGSSVLSCMAKTEQSFTELLHKLLPGLSYLRRRQRKRVSRTPQVSEDEEEEETPKVRKMPKGKVGRPRKAVVEQRRREEESEEEASAKRKSKRAAASSCRRDYREQESDGEECDNRRTLQRGADGGDSDEENGAGHRHSKRQKRS